In one Pseudomonas purpurea genomic region, the following are encoded:
- the astA gene encoding arginine N-succinyltransferase, translating into MIVRPVRSSDLPALIDLARSTGTGLTTLPANEERLAHRVGWAEKTFRGEAGRGDADYLFVLEDDNGRVVGISAIAGAVGMREPWYNFRVGLTVSASQELNIYREIPTLFLANDLTGNSELCSLFLHGDYRTGLNGRMLAKARMLFIAEFPQLFGNKIIAEMRGVSDAAGRSPFWESLGRHFFKMEFSQADYLTGVGNKAFIAELMPKFPLYTCFLSEDARNVIGQVHPDTEPALAMLKSEGFSYQGYVDIFDAGPAVECETGKIRAVRDSQALVLAIGTPGDDATPFLIHNRKREDCRITAAPARFAAGTLVVDPLTAKRLQLNAGDQVRAVPLSAARESK; encoded by the coding sequence ATGATCGTTCGTCCCGTACGCAGCAGCGACTTACCCGCTCTGATCGACCTGGCCCGCAGCACCGGCACCGGCCTGACCACCTTGCCGGCCAACGAAGAGCGTCTGGCGCATCGGGTTGGCTGGGCTGAAAAGACCTTTCGCGGCGAAGCGGGGCGCGGCGACGCGGATTACCTGTTCGTGCTCGAAGACGACAACGGCCGCGTGGTGGGTATTTCCGCCATCGCTGGTGCCGTCGGCATGCGTGAGCCCTGGTACAACTTCCGCGTCGGCCTGACTGTCAGCGCCTCGCAAGAGCTGAACATCTACCGTGAAATCCCGACACTGTTCCTGGCCAACGACCTGACCGGCAACTCCGAGCTGTGCTCGTTGTTCCTGCACGGCGATTACCGCACCGGCCTCAACGGCCGCATGCTGGCCAAGGCGCGGATGCTGTTCATCGCCGAGTTCCCGCAGCTGTTCGGCAACAAAATCATCGCAGAGATGCGCGGTGTGTCCGACGCGGCCGGGCGTTCGCCGTTCTGGGAAAGCCTGGGTCGGCACTTCTTCAAAATGGAATTCAGCCAGGCCGATTACCTGACGGGCGTGGGCAACAAGGCGTTCATCGCCGAGTTGATGCCCAAGTTTCCGCTGTACACCTGCTTCCTTTCGGAAGACGCGCGCAATGTCATCGGCCAGGTCCACCCGGACACCGAACCGGCGTTGGCGATGCTCAAGAGCGAAGGCTTCAGCTACCAGGGTTACGTCGATATCTTTGACGCAGGCCCGGCCGTTGAATGCGAAACCGGCAAGATCCGAGCGGTGCGCGACAGTCAGGCGCTGGTGCTGGCCATCGGCACGCCGGGTGACGACGCCACGCCATTTTTGATTCACAACCGCAAGCGTGAAGACTGCCGGATCACCGCTGCGCCGGCACGCTTTGCTGCCGGTACCCTGGTGGTCGATCCGCTGACCGCCAAACGCCTTCAACTCAACGCCGGCGATCAGGTTCGCGCCGTGCCGTTGTCCGCTGCCCGGGAGTCGAAATAA
- the aruF gene encoding arginine/ornithine succinyltransferase subunit alpha, which translates to MLVMRPAQMADLGEVQRLAADSPIGVTSLPDDVERLSDKIAASEASFAAEVSFNGEESYFFVLEDTATGKLVGCSAIVASAGYSEPFYSFRNETFVHASRELKIHNKIHVLSQCHDLTGNSLLTSFYVLPELVGSAWSELNSRGRLLFVASHPERFADSVVTEIVGYSDENGDSPFWDAIGRNFFDLNYAAAERLCGLKSRTFLAELMPHYPIYVPLLPDAAQEAMGQVHPRAQITFDILMREGFETDHYIDIFDGGPTLHARVSGIRSIAQSRVVPVKIGETVKGTGRQYLVANAQLQDYRAVLLELDYAPGKPVTLDLEAAEALGVGEGASVRLVAV; encoded by the coding sequence ATGCTGGTGATGCGCCCCGCGCAAATGGCTGATCTGGGCGAGGTACAGCGTCTGGCTGCGGACAGCCCGATTGGTGTCACTTCCTTGCCGGATGATGTCGAACGCCTGAGCGACAAGATCGCAGCAAGCGAAGCCTCGTTTGCCGCCGAAGTCAGCTTCAACGGTGAAGAAAGCTATTTCTTTGTCCTCGAAGACACCGCCACCGGAAAACTGGTGGGCTGTTCGGCCATCGTGGCCTCGGCCGGTTATTCCGAGCCGTTCTACAGTTTCCGTAATGAAACCTTCGTGCATGCGTCTCGCGAGCTGAAGATTCATAACAAGATTCACGTGCTCTCCCAGTGCCACGACCTGACCGGCAACAGCTTGCTGACCAGTTTCTATGTACTGCCGGAACTGGTGGGTTCGGCCTGGTCGGAACTCAACTCCCGTGGTCGCCTGTTGTTCGTTGCCAGCCACCCGGAGCGCTTCGCCGATTCCGTGGTCACCGAGATCGTCGGCTACAGCGACGAAAATGGCGACTCGCCGTTCTGGGACGCCATCGGGCGCAACTTCTTCGACCTCAACTACGCCGCGGCCGAACGTCTGTGCGGGCTCAAGAGCCGGACCTTCCTCGCTGAGCTGATGCCGCATTACCCGATCTACGTGCCGCTGTTGCCGGACGCCGCTCAAGAAGCGATGGGCCAGGTACACCCGCGGGCGCAGATCACCTTCGACATCCTGATGCGCGAAGGCTTCGAGACCGATCACTACATCGACATCTTCGACGGTGGCCCGACCTTGCACGCACGCGTTTCGGGGATCCGTTCGATTGCCCAGAGCCGTGTGGTGCCAGTGAAGATTGGCGAAACGGTCAAAGGCACCGGTCGTCAGTACCTGGTGGCCAACGCCCAGTTGCAGGATTACCGCGCCGTGTTGCTTGAGCTGGACTATGCGCCAGGCAAACCGGTGACCCTGGACCTGGAAGCCGCCGAAGCCCTGGGTGTTGGTGAAGGTGCCAGCGTGCGCCTGGTCGCGGTTTAA